One Legionella lansingensis genomic region harbors:
- a CDS encoding Hsp20/alpha crystallin family protein codes for MEINNRRKKMNLIKREFPLTRDLGTLTRDFNNLLESFFKSHPEDYSFVDTGAWAPAVDIKEEKDHFLVLADIPGVKKEDMHVSLENNILTIQGERHFEKKETKGNYSRIERSEGQFYRRFSLPETADESKIRAKCKHGVLEITIPKKKVGLEKRIEVKVEE; via the coding sequence ATGGAAATTAATAACAGGAGGAAAAAAATGAACCTTATCAAACGTGAGTTCCCATTGACCAGAGACTTAGGTACTTTGACTAGGGATTTTAATAATTTGTTAGAGAGCTTTTTCAAGAGTCATCCTGAAGATTACTCATTTGTTGATACAGGTGCGTGGGCTCCTGCAGTTGATATTAAAGAAGAAAAAGATCATTTTCTGGTACTCGCTGATATACCAGGAGTAAAGAAAGAGGATATGCACGTTTCCCTTGAAAATAATATCCTAACCATTCAAGGTGAACGGCATTTTGAAAAAAAAGAAACCAAGGGAAATTACTCTCGTATAGAACGTTCTGAAGGGCAATTTTATCGCCGCTTCAGTTTGCCAGAAACAGCTGATGAGAGCAAAATTCGCGCAAAATGTAAACACGGCGTACTGGAAATAACTATACCTAAGAAAAAAGTAGGCCTGGAAAAACGTATTGAAGTCAAAGTGGAAGAATAA